In a genomic window of Quercus lobata isolate SW786 chromosome 4, ValleyOak3.0 Primary Assembly, whole genome shotgun sequence:
- the LOC115987388 gene encoding wall-associated receptor kinase-like 10 has translation MAVKFVMRITFLLLLAVAYELAEGAPPMAKPNCRDSCGKVSIPYPFGIRSDCFMHQSFEIVCSESGVAAAAIAFLPSIGNMEVLEINISEPYGTNDISYDPGLIRVKMPIISLNYTNQSSAGSVAPVNIFGTPFFFSSKWNKFVSVGCNNLATMTGLDPMGVVGCKPDCSKEKLIVKCSGSDYCQTTIPDGIQLLNVTFWNTTNTSSCRRAFLAEREWLNKTDPSAANHVLNLDYVPVVLEWTVLNFSEAYGFEELYVRRHIDWSYTRYDVKYYFCRYGYEGNPYLDMGCQDKNECEDKNSKYPICLPGLECENTEGSYNCNKRKSPLKIAILVISPSFGLLFLLLVIWWSYKVIKKRNKIKLKQKFFKRNGGLLLQQQLSSNENNVQKAKLFNSIELENATDGFNENRILGKGGQGTVYKGMLIDGRIVAIKKCNIVDEGNLEQFINEITILSQINHRNVVKLLGCCLETEVPLLVYEFIPKGTLFQYLHEENEDFPLLTWDMRLRIATEIAGALSYLHSAASLPIYHRDIKSSNILLDDKYRAKVADFGTSRSVAIDQTHVTTLIYGTFGYLDPEYFQTSQFTDKSDVYSFGVVLIELLTGEKPVSSTRSVESQNLSTYFLHSLKENRLFDILDTQVRKVCNKDEVMAIANLAKRCLHLNGKKRPTMIEIMMELEGVQKGFPVQPNFDELEYVRNKEMGPRNDISISTSSCLELGSASSSNALPL, from the exons atggcTGTGAAATTTGTAATGAGAATTACTTTCTTACTTCTGCTGGCAGTGGCATATGAATTAGCAGAAGGAGCACCACCTATGGCAAAACCCAATTGTCGTGATAGCTGCGGAAAGGTTTCGATTCCATATCCGTTTGGAATCAGAAGCGATTGCTTCATGCACCAGTCGTTTGAAATTGTTTGCAGTGAAAGTGGCGTCGCTGCTGCTGCTATAGCCTTCTTACCCAGCATTGGCAACATGGAGGTGCTGGAAATCAATATTAGTGAACCGTATGGTACTAATGATATTTCTTATGATCCCGGACTCATTCGAGTCAAGATGCCTATTATTTCTTTAAACTACACAAATCAGAGTTCGGCGGGGAGTGTTGCACCGGTGAACATCTTCGGAACTCCATTTTTCTTCTCGTCAAAATGGAATAAATTCGTTTCGGTTGGTTGCAACAATTTGGCCACAATGACTGGTCTGGATCCTATGGGTGTGGTTGGTTGCAAGCCGGATTGCAGTAAAGAAAAGTTGATAGTTAAATGCTCAGGGTCCGACTACTGCCAGACCACAATCCCTGATGGGATTCAGCTACTTAATGTTACTTTCTGGAATACAACAAACACGAGTAGTTGCAGACGTGCCTTCCTAGCAGAGAGAGAATGGTTAAATAAAACAGATCCCTCTGCCGCTAACCATGTTCTGAATTTGGATTACGTTCCTGTGGTGCTGGAGTGGACTGTATTAAACTTCTCTGAAGCCTATGGTTTTGAGGAGTTGTATGTTAGACGGCATATAGATTGGAGTTATACAAGATACGACGTCAAGTATTATTTTTGCCGTTATGGATACGAAGGAAATCCTTATCTTGACATGGGATGTCAAG ATAAAAATGAATGCGAAgacaaaaattcaaagtatCCCATTTGTTTACCTGGTTTAGAGTGTGAGAATACAGAAGGCAGTTACAATTGCAACAAGCGAAAGTCTCCATTGAAGATAGCCATTCTAG TTATTTCTCCAAGCTTTGGGTTATTGTTTCTACTCCTTGTTATTTGGTGGTCATATAAAGtgataaagaaaagaaacaaaataaagctcAAGCAAAAATTCTTCAAAAGGAATGGTGGTTTGTTATTACAACAACAATTATCTTCAAATGAAAACAACGTTCAGAAggcaaaattattcaattcaatAGAGTTGGAAAATGCAACTGATGGTTTTAATGAAAATAGAATACTTGGTAAGGGTGGACAAGGAACAGTTTATAAAGGAATGTTAATTGATGGAAGAATTGTGGCAATTAAAAAGTGCAACATAGTGGATGAGGGAAATCTTGAACAATTCATTAATGAGATTACCATCCTTTCACAAATCAATCATAGAAATGTGGTTAAACTACTTGGGTGTTGTCTTGAGACAGAAGTTCCTTTGTTAGTTTATGAATTCATTCCCAAAGGCACACTTTTTCAGTATCTCCAcgaagaaaatgaagattttcCATTGTTAACATGGGATATGCGCCTAAGAATTGCCACAGAAATTGCGGGAGCTCTATCATACTTACACTCTGCAGCTTCACTGCCCATTTATCATCGAGACATAAAATCTTCAAACATACTCCTTGATGACAAATATAGGGCAAAAGTAGCAGATTTTGGCACTTCAAGATCAGTTGCCATTGACCAAACTCATGTAACCACACTAATATATGGTACTTTTGGTTACTTAGATCCAGAATACTTTCAAACAAGTCAATTTACAGACAAAAGTGATGTTTATAGTTTCGGAGTGGTTCTTATTGAGCTTTTAACAGGAGAAAAACCAGTTTCTTCGACAAGATCAGTAGAAAGTCAGAATCTATCTAcatattttcttcattcattaaaaGAGAACCGTCTCTTTGATATACTTGATACTCAAGTACGTAAGGTTTGTAATAAAGATGAAGTCATGGCGATTGCTAACCTTGCAAAAAGATGTTTGCACTTGAATGGAAAGAAACGACCTACCATGATAGAGATCATGATGGAATTGGAGGGAGTTCAAAAAGGTTTCCCTGTTCAACCAAATTTTGATGAACTTGAATATGTTAGAAATAAAGAAATGGGGCCAAGGAATGacatttcaatttcaacaagtTCATGTTTAGAACTAGGTTCAGCTTCATCATCAAACGCCCTACCACTTTAA